taaacaattttaatttttgatcaTGAACACAAAAAAGAAAGTACCATATTTATTTCTTGCGCAATGACACCTATCTGTGGATGTATGTTATAACCACTACGATGGCCAATCGTCATATCCCAAACGTCAATAATTGTCACATTTTCTATACCAGACATGACTTCTCGCATTACTTGATCCAATACCCAAAAATACCATTGTGCCGCATTTCTACTTCTTACATTTCCTTGCGTGTTTGCAGACTTGATGAGAACACGCGCGCTAGGATTTCTTGATTTTAACCGGTGAATTGAATCTCTTATTTTATATAAACGATTTCTGTAGTAAGTGAGGTTTGTACCTCCAAAATGAGCCCATATGGTTATCATAATTATTACCCTATTTTCATGTACAATATCGTCAATTGTATTTGGCATGTATTTAATGTCTTTCACCACAGCTTTGTTTTCTCGAATTGGATATCCATGAAATATATATTTAAGGTGTATGTCATGCGCCTCATCTGTAGCAAAATTCGGTCCAAAACCAGGCATTACGGCCAGTTTTTCAACTATCGtgtcttttaaaataaatcgagcAAAATAACTATACCATTGACGAACAGTTGAATCACCTAGAAAATAGAGGGTTTGATTTTGTAAACATTTCCTTATTTCTGGTGGCGTGAACTCTCTATTACGGCAAACTAGGGAATGCCACGTGTCTTTGAAATAAAATCCGGCAACACTGTCGTTGGGTCTGGTATCGGTAGCTCCCAAAACACATGGCTGAAGCTCCTTTGCCACGCATTTTGAAACTCCAACGTCTGAAATGTCAATAATTACCAATCGAAACAATcaatagtaaacatggtaaataatagtGATTATGGTTGAAATAATGGCAACTACAATGAGAGCATTAATCATAACagctattttgtaattttgataaaGCTATAATATTCACCGTAGAAGGgataatgtaacaggattaactattttaataggtgaatacaatttttgaatatatcgcacagcactagtacgttcacgcggtatctctgcattgaaccatagatgtcaaagaacatggataaagacctggatcgtaattctatagaatattcatatcatgctgatcagaGAAGAGAGATATtgcattcaatctatgattgcagacatacaccggtgatgagtgcaatcttcttgtagtgcatggcgatatatTCAATAATGTCATTTACCTATTGCTTTGGTAGTTAATCGTAATTAATAAATTACTTCGACAGTGAATAATGAGATCTTCATTTAGATGAATTAGAAGTGAATTTGCTTActtttggacatgttggatggCACCACATCTATTGGCAAGGCTTTTGAGGTTAATAATCCTGGACTGTGTAGACAAATATAATGAGATACAAAATTGTATAAATGTTATGATTCCGTGTTCAAGTCAATAATAATACCAAAACACTTCAACTTCTAACCTCAACAGAATCTTGATTAGGAAGAAGATTTTTACTTTTTCAAGGATTTTACAGCTTCACTACCGGTAATGTTTGCCACACAGGCGTTCTCGGTTTTGTCTCTAATTATTGATACAAGTAGAGCACTTCCTGTGATTTTGCTTGACCTTGAAGTAAACTATTGTGTTTGCCAACGGTTCTTCTTTGGATGTGCGGGAATTTAGTTGCCCGGATATTACACCACCTTACGCCATACATAAGAAAACTTTACATAAAATCCACTTTTTAgctctcccccaaaaaaaaaaaaaaacctttaataaatcctggctacggttCTGACCAATACAGGAAAGGATACGAAATTTACTTATCTTTCTCCTAAAGTAggaattaaccccctgagcactacctgccgatctaacattgcctctgattggtcaattacatgatatcttcactttaatcaccaatcagaatgaagctttgcaaataattcaccccagtttttttgtgtggtgaaattattctaacaatgttgctgattggtccaattgataatgaaaacttctttttggccaatcgacaggtagttctcatggggttaaggaacCAAAACACACTAACCTTGAGTAAAGCCGTGTTTCTTTTTCCGATATCAAATCGCCTATATATTCCTCATCCCAAGTACTGGTATGTGTAAAGTATGTGTCACACGACAACAATTTTGGTTTGACACAAAACCACGGGAAACCGGTCTTTTTATCAGTAAAATTGCAAAACGTCATGTTCTCAAATTTTTCTTTGGGATTAATATAAAAGTCAGTTGTTATGTGGCAGGGTGTACTGGCCGATGGTGTGTGACCTTCAGCTTTAAATTCTCCTCGGTACCTAATTCTGGCGGGAAAATTGTCCCTTATTCGTTTCAGGACATTAATAGCTTCTGCGGAATGGATAAGCATGATTGTGATCTTCACTTGTCCGGTCCAGTGAAGGCGGAACTTTGCAGTGTAAGTGCCATTGAAATGATCAATTATTTCATCAGCTGCAGCACTCGCATGTAATACATCATTATGAATCCAAGCGAAGAAGAAATCATCACCATACAATTTGCTTTCGTTTTTGGTGTTTCCAACTTCAATTGATACTTCGAGAGTATCGCATAACTTGTATGGTTTGTTTATAGAATTGACAAAGTAATATGAAAATTGAGGGCTGGTAGGAAAATCTAGTGAAATATTCACTTTTCTGATGTCGGATGATTTTGTTGCAATCTGTTGTGTCGAGGTTTTATATTCGTCGACATGATATCTATATGCAATTGCTGGAGCTACAAATCCTCGGAGATATTGATTAGGAAATCTTGTATTATCTATTGCTACATTGTCAAAAACCTgcagaaaacaaagaaaatattataaaaacgCTGAGAATTCTGGAAAATCGACAGTGgagttgtaaataaattatagaaATACAGGATGCATTGGGCAACGGTTTAAGGGTGGGGTGGAGCgtcccccgtgggacatcttgaTCCATTCTTCCCCTTGTGAAATGCTGGCTTCCATAGATTGTAGTATTTTTgcacatatttgaccatttttgtcaaatatttcccctttgcAAGTTGCCTTGCATATCTCCCCGATTAAGGTCAAAATGTCGCCATATTGTTTTATTGTTTCGGTCTAAAATAGGATTATGGTTGGGATATAGAgttattatgattttttaaacGAAACTATAAGGGCCTTATACTAGAGGTTTGACCTGGTGGTCTGATAGTAGTATAATGTAAGGTTTGATGTTCTCCTATAGTATTCCTATAATTAACATTTTCCTACCGTTGATGGGGTATCACGTATCGATAACACGTACTATACAATAACGAAACTCGTTGTCCCACTTTAGCACGCTTCGTAGCAATCGAAAGGTGTTTTTGGGATTCGCTTTGTAGCGTCGATCAGGTACCTGTTTTGCCTGATGAAATATGcgcacatagtgcagttatgtctacagtaaATTTTCCATGACCTTTACAACACTTACCGGGTTTAAGTGCTATTTGTCAAGTGCCAACAATAACCCAGCGCTAACTAGTTCCAGGCTACCATAGTCACATCCAATAAGCGCCTAGAATGGGCCACTTGACTGTCATGGTTACCATTTCCGCTTGGCTTCACACTGGTTTAGACTCTCTCTAACTTGAGTTTCATGCAATCTCCTGTCAttttacttatcaaggcggtcccccgttattataatgaCTATGCTAATGAATTAAAGGCTGGCATAAAGAGTATAGACCaagcttgattgacagaaagtactaaattcgtACCTCAAACAGTTTCGCGACACCCGTCTTCCAACTGCGGCAAACCTGGTTCGGTTCGGTGAGGTAAAATTAGCATTGAATTTGCACGGGACTTTGGACAAGATTTCGGGTTTTCCTTTCtcacacaaatgtatggtcccccgttaccGAAACTTGTATCGGTTTAAAAATGCAGACACATTAATTATCTCACTATAGAGCACGTAC
Above is a genomic segment from Amphiura filiformis chromosome 17, Afil_fr2py, whole genome shotgun sequence containing:
- the LOC140138417 gene encoding NXPE family member 3-like, which produces MKTLQRGHFNGQLCGLHLGRLIGLMIFALVSYSLLILRYKVFDNVAIDNTRFPNQYLRGFVAPAIAYRYHVDEYKTSTQQIATKSSDIRKVNISLDFPTSPQFSYYFVNSINKPYKLCDTLEVSIEVGNTKNESKLYGDDFFFAWIHNDVLHASAAADEIIDHFNGTYTAKFRLHWTGQVKITIMLIHSAEAINVLKRIRDNFPARIRYRGEFKAEGHTPSASTPCHITTDFYINPKEKFENMTFCNFTDKKTGFPWFCVKPKLLSCDTYFTHTSTWDEEYIGDLISEKETRLYSSPGLLTSKALPIDVVPSNMSKNVGVSKCVAKELQPCVLGATDTRPNDSVAGFYFKDTWHSLVCRNREFTPPEIRKCLQNQTLYFLGDSTVRQWYSYFARFILKDTIVEKLAVMPGFGPNFATDEAHDIHLKYIFHGYPIRENKAVVKDIKYMPNTIDDIVHENRVIIMITIWAHFGGTNLTYYRNRLYKIRDSIHRLKSRNPSARVLIKSANTQGNVRSRNAAQWYFWVLDQVMREVMSGIENVTIIDVWDMTIGHRSGYNIHPQIGVIAQEINMVLSFLCS